In Priestia megaterium NBRC 15308 = ATCC 14581, the following proteins share a genomic window:
- a CDS encoding Glu/Leu/Phe/Val family dehydrogenase has translation MSITKTASELKKERQQEQESLNLFLSTQTVIQEALQKLGYGEEVYHLLKEPLRMMTVRIPVKMDNGSVKVFTGYRSQHNDAVGPTKGGVRFHPEVNEEEVKALSIWMSLKCGIVDLPYGGGKGGIVCDPRNMSFGELERLSRGYVRAISQIVGPTKDIPAPDVYTNSQIMAWMMDEYSRLREFDSPGFITGKPIVLGGSQGRETATAKGVTICIEEAVKKKNLSLQEARIIIQGFGNAGSFLAKFMHDAGAKVIGISDAYGALYDPLGLDIDYLLDRRDSFGTVTNLFTNVMTNEELLEKECDILVPAAISNQITVRNAHRIKASIVVEAANGPTTLEATRILDEKGVLLVPDILASAGGVTVSYFEWVQNNQGYYWSEEEVAYKLRKVMVDSFETVYQISQENDVDMRLAAYMAGIKKSAEASRFRGWV, from the coding sequence ATGTCCATTACAAAAACAGCTAGTGAATTAAAAAAAGAACGGCAGCAAGAACAGGAATCACTTAATTTATTTTTATCTACTCAAACAGTTATTCAAGAAGCGCTTCAAAAGCTAGGCTATGGTGAAGAAGTATACCATTTATTGAAAGAACCGCTGCGCATGATGACGGTTCGCATTCCGGTTAAAATGGATAACGGATCGGTAAAAGTATTCACCGGCTACCGCTCTCAACATAATGATGCTGTCGGGCCTACTAAAGGAGGAGTACGTTTTCATCCTGAAGTAAATGAAGAGGAAGTGAAGGCATTATCCATTTGGATGAGCTTAAAATGCGGAATTGTCGATCTTCCATACGGCGGTGGTAAAGGCGGAATTGTATGTGACCCAAGAAACATGTCTTTTGGTGAACTAGAACGACTCAGCCGCGGCTATGTAAGAGCCATCAGTCAAATAGTTGGGCCTACTAAAGATATTCCTGCACCGGATGTCTATACAAACTCTCAAATTATGGCGTGGATGATGGATGAATATAGCCGACTGCGCGAGTTCGATTCTCCTGGTTTTATTACCGGAAAACCTATCGTACTCGGAGGATCTCAAGGACGCGAAACTGCAACGGCTAAAGGAGTAACCATTTGTATAGAAGAAGCTGTTAAGAAGAAAAACCTTAGCTTGCAAGAAGCGCGAATTATTATTCAAGGCTTCGGAAATGCCGGCAGTTTTCTCGCTAAGTTCATGCATGATGCAGGAGCAAAAGTAATTGGCATTTCAGATGCATACGGAGCTCTTTATGATCCGCTTGGTCTTGATATTGATTACCTGCTTGATCGACGCGACAGTTTTGGTACCGTAACGAATTTATTTACCAATGTGATGACAAACGAAGAACTATTAGAAAAAGAATGTGATATTTTAGTGCCCGCAGCCATTTCGAATCAAATTACGGTTCGCAACGCTCATCGCATTAAAGCTTCTATTGTAGTAGAAGCAGCGAACGGACCGACTACGCTTGAAGCTACGCGCATTTTAGATGAAAAAGGCGTGCTTTTAGTGCCAGATATTTTAGCGAGTGCTGGAGGCGTAACGGTTTCATACTTCGAATGGGTGCAAAATAATCAAGGCTACTACTGGTCTGAAGAGGAAGTAGCTTACAAATTACGCAAAGTAATGGTGGATTCATTTGAAACGGTCTATCAAATCTCTCAAGAAAATGACGTAGATATGAGACTTGCTGCTTACATGGCAGGAATCAAAAAATCAGCTGAAGCTTCGCGTTTCCGCGGCTGGGTATAA
- a CDS encoding thiol-disulfide oxidoreductase DCC family protein: protein MLPNPSHHPIILFDGICNLCNQWIQFVIKRDSRALFRFTSLQSDTAETLLSQHNYERPPLQSVILLMNGNLYTESTAILHIVRWLRGPIQLMACFRVVPAFIRNPLYRFIARNRYKWFGKQTSCMLPTPETKMRFLD, encoded by the coding sequence ATGCTCCCAAACCCATCACACCATCCTATTATTCTATTTGATGGTATTTGCAATCTCTGCAACCAATGGATTCAATTCGTCATCAAGCGAGATTCGCGTGCTCTGTTTCGTTTTACATCGCTTCAATCCGATACTGCGGAAACCTTGCTGAGTCAGCATAACTATGAGCGTCCACCACTTCAATCGGTCATTCTTCTTATGAATGGGAATCTTTACACAGAGTCTACGGCGATCCTCCATATTGTCCGCTGGCTTCGGGGACCCATTCAACTGATGGCATGTTTCCGAGTTGTTCCCGCATTCATCCGAAACCCACTCTATCGTTTCATTGCACGTAATCGGTATAAGTGGTTTGGAAAACAAACGTCATGCATGTTGCCGACCCCTGAAACTAAAATGCGATTTTTGGACTAA
- a CDS encoding nitroreductase family protein — protein sequence MSVLDIIKARRTIGAMQDKDVSEDAINLMLEAGTWAPNHKKTEPWKFRVITGDSRVRLGDEMERIMKQKTAHLSEEEALKKTTKAKKGPLRAPVIIAVAVSPSGKVPEIEEISAVAASIQNMLLVAEEQGLATIWRTGEIVYQSELNDFLSLEDGDKLLGLIYVGHPNKEASSKRIPYQDKTIWYR from the coding sequence ATGAGCGTATTAGATATTATTAAAGCCAGAAGAACGATTGGGGCTATGCAAGACAAAGACGTATCAGAAGATGCTATTAACCTTATGTTAGAAGCCGGCACTTGGGCTCCTAACCATAAAAAGACAGAGCCTTGGAAATTTCGAGTGATTACGGGGGATTCACGCGTTCGTTTAGGAGACGAAATGGAACGTATTATGAAACAAAAAACGGCTCACCTAAGTGAAGAAGAAGCGTTGAAAAAAACAACAAAAGCTAAAAAAGGCCCGCTTCGTGCTCCTGTCATTATTGCTGTAGCAGTAAGTCCTTCTGGTAAAGTGCCTGAAATTGAAGAAATCTCTGCCGTAGCGGCAAGTATACAAAATATGCTATTAGTAGCGGAAGAACAAGGTTTGGCTACAATTTGGAGAACCGGTGAAATTGTCTATCAGTCAGAACTGAATGACTTTTTATCTCTAGAAGACGGAGATAAGCTCTTAGGCTTAATTTACGTCGGTCATCCTAACAAAGAAGCTTCATCAAAACGTATTCCGTATCAAGATAAAACGATTTGGTATCGTTAA
- a CDS encoding NUDIX hydrolase codes for MDASRIIAKLENRIPTILGMEQFSRFGILVPLIEKQGELHVLFEVRALDLRRQPGEICFPGGRVEKTDADEKETAIRETSEELGITPESIQQVQALDYIVSQFGTIIYPYVGFIDELLELRPNPSEVAEIFTVPLSFFQRTEPDIHNIHFRVEPEHNFPYDAIIGGENYNWQTREMEEHFYYYEDRVIWGLTAKVIYHLIHVLNDK; via the coding sequence ATGGATGCATCCCGTATTATAGCTAAGTTAGAAAATCGGATACCGACAATTCTTGGGATGGAGCAGTTTTCTCGCTTCGGTATTCTTGTTCCGCTTATTGAAAAACAAGGGGAACTGCATGTTTTATTTGAGGTAAGAGCGCTCGATTTACGAAGACAGCCCGGAGAAATTTGTTTTCCAGGAGGGCGTGTCGAGAAGACGGATGCAGACGAAAAAGAAACGGCTATCCGTGAAACATCCGAGGAGTTAGGGATTACGCCTGAATCTATTCAGCAAGTACAAGCTTTAGATTATATTGTTTCTCAATTCGGAACAATCATTTATCCTTATGTAGGTTTTATTGATGAGTTGCTTGAACTTCGACCGAATCCTTCGGAAGTAGCAGAAATATTTACCGTGCCTCTTTCTTTTTTTCAGCGTACCGAACCTGATATACACAATATCCATTTCAGAGTAGAACCTGAACATAATTTTCCTTATGACGCGATTATTGGTGGTGAAAATTATAATTGGCAAACAAGAGAGATGGAAGAACATTTTTATTACTATGAAGATCGAGTCATATGGGGACTGACAGCAAAAGTGATTTATCATTTAATACATGTACTAAATGATAAATAA
- a CDS encoding DinB family protein, with translation MENMILKHMDVVRGITISILEKTTEEAADITPKGFNNNIRWNLGHIAFIQEKLVFGLAGEPMQTPESYESFFGAGTKPADWTEAAPSLEEIANVLKDQAQRIKEFMPGQFDKQLITPFTNKAGINFTTVGETFLFSFYHEAMHVETIKKIGKSAAE, from the coding sequence ATGGAAAACATGATTTTAAAACATATGGACGTTGTAAGAGGAATTACGATTAGTATCCTCGAAAAAACAACAGAAGAGGCAGCGGACATCACACCAAAAGGATTCAATAACAATATCCGCTGGAATCTTGGACACATTGCCTTTATTCAAGAAAAGCTTGTGTTTGGCTTAGCTGGTGAACCGATGCAAACGCCTGAGAGTTATGAAAGCTTTTTCGGCGCAGGAACAAAACCTGCCGATTGGACGGAGGCTGCTCCTTCTCTTGAAGAAATTGCGAATGTGTTGAAAGACCAAGCACAGCGTATTAAAGAGTTCATGCCCGGGCAGTTTGATAAGCAGTTAATCACACCTTTTACAAATAAAGCGGGTATTAACTTTACAACAGTTGGCGAAACGTTTTTATTCAGCTTCTACCATGAAGCGATGCATGTAGAAACGATTAAGAAAATTGGGAAATCTGCAGCAGAATAA
- a CDS encoding DUF378 domain-containing protein: protein MKFLSGLTTLLVILGGLNWLAVALGVNVVEELFGSWDWLVTTIYWLVGLSALYQIFDKFFGTGASVKSKAL, encoded by the coding sequence GTGAAATTTCTTTCAGGTTTAACGACTCTTCTTGTGATTTTAGGCGGTTTAAATTGGTTGGCTGTAGCATTAGGCGTGAATGTAGTAGAAGAGCTATTTGGCTCTTGGGATTGGTTAGTAACAACGATTTATTGGTTAGTCGGCCTGTCTGCTCTTTATCAAATTTTTGATAAGTTCTTCGGAACGGGAGCGAGTGTCAAAAGCAAAGCGCTATAA
- a CDS encoding ABC transporter ATP-binding protein — protein sequence MKNQHILEVKDLTKVYKGEGYEVTALNDISFQLGVGEMVAVMGTSGSGKSTLLNILGALDEPTSGTIKLKGMLSKDMFQEPQASAYRRDNIGFIFQSFHLLKDLSVEENIALPLVLKGLTSDVIDLKVNSIVELLGLTAWKEHRPVQLSGGQQQRVAIGRAIITEPPIILADEPTGNLDFNTSEVILHTLVTTKNELSQSILLVTHDPNVATYADRVLFFHDGSIVDTYICSGNSDLDHILEKFKLITKVESPKI from the coding sequence GTGAAAAATCAACATATTTTAGAGGTGAAAGATTTAACTAAAGTTTATAAAGGAGAGGGCTATGAAGTTACTGCACTAAATGATATATCCTTTCAGTTAGGGGTAGGTGAAATGGTTGCTGTTATGGGAACAAGCGGTTCAGGAAAAAGTACGCTTTTGAACATTTTAGGAGCACTTGATGAACCAACTAGTGGAACGATTAAATTAAAAGGAATGCTTTCAAAAGATATGTTCCAAGAACCTCAAGCCTCAGCGTACAGACGAGATAATATCGGATTTATCTTTCAATCATTCCACTTATTAAAAGATTTATCTGTAGAAGAAAATATAGCTCTGCCGCTAGTTTTAAAGGGACTTACATCGGATGTAATTGATTTAAAAGTAAATAGCATTGTTGAGCTCTTGGGTTTAACAGCTTGGAAAGAACACCGTCCTGTACAACTGTCAGGTGGACAACAGCAGCGCGTAGCTATAGGAAGAGCAATTATAACTGAACCACCTATTATTCTGGCAGACGAGCCTACAGGTAACCTTGATTTTAATACTTCCGAAGTCATACTACACACACTAGTAACTACAAAAAACGAACTTAGCCAAAGCATACTTCTTGTTACTCACGACCCTAATGTAGCTACTTATGCAGATCGTGTTCTATTCTTTCATGATGGCTCTATTGTCGATACATATATCTGTAGCGGAAATAGTGATTTGGATCATATACTAGAGAAGTTTAAGCTTATTACAAAAGTCGAGAGTCCTAAGATATGA
- a CDS encoding protein-glutamine gamma-glutamyltransferase, translated as MIKVNHQIVKISDLNNSSLTKEKADILKQMDAYREVYEYATFDQLDFDVSVKLQIIESSVLLRKSGAKFATFARSRCNEKYWKRTDNGGFQLLPTVSPHQAIDDIFYNGHEYAFECATAVIIIFYKAVLNNIGKANFNRLFADLYLHDWQYDEDLELHGYKGSDYLPGDCAYFKNPDYNPDTPQWKGENTIVLDETLYFGHGIGITTRERIIEVLNLKRKDDAKQSAYLSDEIVRLHTAHLSYFAVRYEPVVWYDRNSAIISTIGSITYVA; from the coding sequence ATGATTAAAGTTAACCACCAAATTGTGAAAATAAGTGATCTAAATAATAGTTCGTTAACGAAAGAAAAAGCAGACATTTTAAAACAGATGGATGCCTATAGGGAAGTGTATGAGTATGCTACATTTGACCAGCTTGATTTTGATGTATCTGTTAAATTACAAATTATTGAATCATCTGTACTGCTGCGCAAAAGCGGCGCTAAGTTTGCTACATTTGCACGTTCTAGGTGTAACGAAAAGTATTGGAAACGAACCGATAATGGAGGGTTTCAGCTACTGCCTACCGTTTCTCCTCATCAGGCCATCGATGATATTTTTTACAACGGACACGAATACGCGTTTGAGTGCGCGACGGCTGTTATCATCATCTTTTACAAAGCTGTATTAAATAATATTGGCAAAGCAAACTTTAACAGGCTTTTTGCTGATCTTTACTTACACGATTGGCAATACGATGAAGATCTTGAGCTCCATGGTTATAAAGGATCTGACTACTTGCCCGGAGACTGTGCGTATTTTAAAAACCCTGATTATAACCCTGATACTCCCCAGTGGAAAGGTGAAAACACTATTGTATTAGATGAAACTCTATATTTTGGTCATGGAATTGGAATCACGACGCGAGAAAGAATTATTGAAGTGTTAAATTTAAAGAGAAAAGACGATGCAAAGCAATCAGCTTATCTGTCAGATGAAATTGTCAGGCTGCACACGGCTCACCTCAGTTATTTTGCAGTTAGATACGAACCTGTTGTTTGGTACGACAGAAACAGCGCTATTATTTCCACTATTGGGTCGATTACGTATGTAGCTTGA
- a CDS encoding cobalamin-binding protein, translating into MRIVSLCPSNTELIAYLKCEHLLVAIDDYSDWPQSIQGLPRLGPDLSINMDAVEEAKPDLVLASLSVPGMERNIEELKKRKLPYIVYNPNSLKDIRQNLQDLGQRLNIETKAAELLKRYDQFLSTYKGIANQIDEKATVYWEWWPKPVFTPGKANWLTEISELAGGENIFADHKEANVQSDWEEVLKRNPLHVCLAWVGVQTNKMNPKILHKRPNWSDMSAIKEHRVYVLEEWMYCRPSPRLLLGLKKLAPLLHPDTFPVFDGKDPLL; encoded by the coding sequence ATGCGAATTGTTTCGCTTTGTCCAAGCAATACAGAACTAATAGCGTATTTAAAATGTGAGCATTTGCTCGTAGCAATTGATGATTATTCCGATTGGCCGCAGTCTATTCAAGGTCTGCCGCGTTTAGGTCCCGATTTATCTATTAATATGGATGCGGTGGAAGAAGCTAAACCCGATTTAGTCCTAGCATCACTAAGCGTTCCTGGAATGGAGCGAAATATTGAAGAACTAAAAAAACGAAAGCTTCCTTATATCGTATATAATCCTAATTCGCTAAAAGATATCCGTCAAAATCTACAGGATTTAGGTCAGCGATTAAACATTGAAACAAAAGCAGCTGAACTGTTAAAGCGTTATGATCAGTTTCTTTCTACATATAAAGGGATTGCAAATCAAATTGACGAAAAAGCCACTGTATACTGGGAATGGTGGCCAAAACCTGTCTTTACTCCTGGCAAAGCAAACTGGCTGACTGAAATTAGTGAGTTAGCGGGAGGAGAAAATATATTTGCTGATCATAAAGAAGCAAATGTACAGAGTGATTGGGAAGAAGTGCTCAAACGAAATCCACTTCATGTGTGTTTGGCTTGGGTGGGCGTACAGACAAACAAAATGAATCCAAAGATTTTACACAAGAGACCGAACTGGTCTGACATGTCTGCCATAAAAGAACATCGCGTATACGTACTAGAAGAATGGATGTATTGTCGTCCTTCACCTAGGTTGCTGTTAGGGTTAAAAAAACTCGCGCCGCTCCTTCATCCAGATACGTTTCCTGTATTTGACGGCAAGGACCCCTTACTATAA
- a CDS encoding ABC transporter permease, whose protein sequence is MKTLQGLAFRLFKSNKFIVFSSIVSIAISTMLVLSMVLFSFNAQDTLKSQLKQTYGEMDLSVGFEMDQGKILTLTLVEEIHQDKMVDKVSKVSIAHLNLNKLNTSIYTVGVENDYLAKSRYHFSKPLNKNSVAMNKGLAKDLHAKVGDKVLIENKTYTLAETVKDLSATGVAPDMLILNQKNVKGYIQAKEKSSAEATYLLIKAHKNESALKLADRIKSYNKNLRIDIAEQDAGVQNNLQSLHTFIIVLSALVLIITSLILISNFELLLYKMRNQFAIMRSIGASAKQISKIIILQSTVINTVGTGVGFLLTFCSQRYLYSWLGKVSEIPSFPSDFNVDTAITLTVVMFVIIQFFLLVPAYRSTKVLPLKTMQTNEKINYGFSKTRVVVFKVLLALSLFLVIGSQVFPTRGTYGPGMLLITVILVLLAFILIFPIIVTKGLKWFLPYGQKIFGKEFYIAVKNLIPQVKKNTMIILIICGLMIITVFGSITFRTIQINGLTYLKKEYVMPIIVETRLDDSKIDVEELTRKTEQLPNVKSVSNMSNQGLGEILNSKKVADIRYNVVDLKRLQKQGLLEHFSYVKGSNKENSIIVSKKFAESHDLKVGQVLHLGMYVENQDESMVEGNIIPKGDYVVTAIPNHLLDNNEAFLDWKSNKFKDVDFYRLYIDATDVKAAVKEIEGLKSQYPELKVSSYDQSVKEANEMFYQRWGIFIVVIATLVVSTMVGVFNSLANNIYSKRKEFAVLRAMGMTPKSIRKVILSQVNLYITIGVICGIVMGLLVTLILLLMDPGKFVIAYKTILSVVVSMLVVSTFLFSYVSRKISGQDLSIELTNDNR, encoded by the coding sequence ATGAAAACACTACAAGGCTTAGCTTTTCGTTTATTTAAGTCCAATAAATTTATAGTGTTTTCATCTATTGTAAGTATAGCTATTTCTACGATGCTTGTACTTAGTATGGTTTTATTCTCTTTTAATGCGCAGGACACATTAAAAAGTCAATTAAAACAAACTTACGGTGAGATGGATTTGTCTGTAGGGTTTGAGATGGATCAAGGCAAAATTTTGACATTGACTTTAGTGGAAGAAATTCACCAGGATAAAATGGTAGATAAGGTATCAAAAGTATCTATTGCTCATTTGAATCTAAATAAACTAAATACCTCTATCTATACAGTAGGTGTCGAAAATGATTATTTAGCTAAAAGTCGGTATCACTTTTCCAAACCGTTGAATAAGAATTCTGTCGCAATGAACAAAGGACTAGCTAAAGATTTACATGCAAAAGTAGGAGATAAAGTTCTTATAGAAAACAAAACATATACATTAGCAGAAACGGTAAAAGATTTATCCGCTACTGGGGTAGCTCCAGATATGCTAATACTTAATCAAAAAAACGTAAAAGGCTATATTCAAGCAAAAGAAAAAAGCAGCGCAGAAGCAACTTATTTATTAATAAAGGCACACAAGAATGAGAGCGCCTTAAAGTTGGCCGATCGTATAAAATCTTATAACAAGAACTTACGTATTGATATAGCTGAACAAGATGCAGGCGTGCAAAATAATTTACAATCCTTACATACATTTATTATTGTTTTATCGGCATTGGTGTTAATTATCACGTCTCTTATTCTCATTTCAAACTTTGAGCTTTTGCTTTACAAGATGAGGAATCAGTTCGCCATTATGCGTTCAATAGGAGCCAGTGCTAAACAGATTAGCAAGATTATCATACTTCAAAGCACCGTTATAAACACCGTAGGTACAGGTGTAGGATTTTTGCTAACCTTTTGCAGTCAAAGGTACTTATATAGCTGGTTAGGAAAAGTGTCAGAAATACCTTCCTTTCCATCTGACTTTAACGTAGATACTGCCATTACCCTTACAGTTGTAATGTTTGTTATTATTCAATTCTTTTTACTCGTTCCAGCTTATCGAAGTACAAAAGTATTGCCCCTAAAAACAATGCAGACGAACGAGAAAATTAACTATGGTTTTTCCAAGACAAGAGTAGTAGTTTTTAAGGTACTATTAGCACTGTCCTTATTTTTAGTTATAGGAAGCCAAGTATTTCCTACAAGAGGCACATACGGACCTGGGATGTTGCTAATTACAGTTATTTTAGTTTTGCTTGCCTTTATACTAATCTTTCCTATCATAGTGACTAAAGGATTAAAATGGTTTTTGCCATATGGACAAAAAATATTTGGCAAAGAATTTTATATTGCGGTAAAAAACCTAATTCCCCAAGTTAAAAAAAACACAATGATTATCTTAATAATATGCGGATTAATGATCATTACTGTATTTGGGTCAATTACATTCAGAACCATACAAATTAATGGACTAACCTACTTAAAAAAAGAATATGTAATGCCTATTATTGTGGAAACTCGCCTTGATGATTCAAAAATAGATGTAGAAGAACTAACTAGAAAGACTGAACAATTACCTAACGTAAAAAGCGTTAGCAACATGAGTAATCAGGGTTTAGGAGAGATTTTAAATTCAAAAAAGGTTGCGGATATTCGTTACAATGTGGTTGACTTGAAAAGATTGCAGAAGCAAGGACTTCTAGAGCACTTCTCGTATGTAAAAGGAAGTAATAAAGAGAATAGTATAATAGTGTCTAAAAAATTTGCTGAAAGTCATGATTTAAAAGTAGGTCAGGTACTCCATTTAGGTATGTATGTTGAAAATCAAGATGAATCAATGGTAGAGGGAAATATAATACCTAAGGGAGATTATGTGGTAACAGCTATACCTAATCACCTTCTTGACAATAATGAAGCATTTTTAGATTGGAAAAGCAACAAGTTTAAAGATGTAGATTTTTACCGCCTATACATAGATGCTACGGATGTAAAGGCCGCTGTAAAAGAAATTGAAGGTTTAAAAAGCCAGTATCCCGAATTAAAGGTAAGCAGCTATGATCAATCTGTTAAAGAAGCAAACGAAATGTTTTATCAGCGCTGGGGAATTTTTATAGTTGTTATTGCCACGTTGGTTGTTTCTACCATGGTAGGAGTATTTAATTCATTGGCAAATAATATTTATTCAAAACGAAAAGAATTTGCTGTTTTACGCGCGATGGGCATGACGCCAAAATCCATTCGTAAAGTCATTCTTTCACAGGTGAATTTATATATTACGATTGGAGTAATATGTGGAATTGTAATGGGACTTTTAGTGACATTAATTCTGCTATTAATGGATCCAGGGAAGTTTGTTATAGCTTATAAAACGATTCTTTCTGTAGTAGTATCAATGCTTGTAGTTAGCACTTTTTTATTCTCATACGTAAGTCGAAAAATATCTGGACAAGATCTTTCTATAGAGCTTACTAATGATAATAGGTGA
- a CDS encoding SDR family oxidoreductase, with the protein MKVLVIGANGQVGKHIINILNESDVHTVRAMVRKEEQAKELEARGIETAFASLEGTVHEIKEVMKGCDAVIFSAGSGGNTGHDKTLLIDLDGAVKAMEAAEDLGIKRFVMVSALQAHHRENWNTSLIPYYVAKHYADKILEASGLTYTIVRPGGLLNEPGTGRVDAGENKERGSIPREDVARVVVETLSEDHTFGRSFDLVSGDTPIAEAIQSI; encoded by the coding sequence ATGAAAGTTCTTGTAATTGGTGCGAATGGTCAAGTAGGCAAACATATTATAAACATTTTGAATGAAAGTGATGTGCACACTGTACGTGCGATGGTTCGTAAAGAAGAACAAGCAAAAGAACTTGAGGCAAGAGGTATCGAAACGGCTTTTGCAAGCTTAGAAGGCACTGTACATGAAATTAAGGAAGTGATGAAAGGCTGTGACGCCGTTATCTTTAGCGCAGGATCAGGCGGAAATACAGGCCATGATAAGACACTTTTAATTGATTTAGACGGTGCGGTAAAAGCGATGGAAGCTGCAGAAGATTTAGGTATTAAACGATTTGTCATGGTAAGCGCACTTCAAGCACATCACCGTGAAAACTGGAATACTTCACTAATTCCTTACTATGTAGCCAAACATTACGCAGATAAAATCTTAGAAGCAAGCGGATTAACATATACAATTGTTCGACCAGGCGGATTGTTAAACGAACCAGGAACAGGACGTGTAGATGCTGGGGAGAACAAAGAGCGCGGATCCATTCCTCGCGAAGATGTAGCGCGTGTGGTAGTGGAAACGCTAAGTGAAGATCATACATTCGGACGTTCTTTTGATTTAGTTTCAGGCGATACGCCTATCGCAGAGGCTATTCAATCTATTTAA
- the fabZ gene encoding 3-hydroxyacyl-ACP dehydratase FabZ: protein MKDIKQIKHTIQHRYPFLLVDRILEQEEGKLAIGIKQVTANEPFFKGHFPDYMVMPGVLIVEALAQLGGFAMAADDQQKGRLAFLAGIDECRFKRQVRPGDTLRLEFEVLKQRGKIVRGKGKAFVDSELACEAVITFALDI, encoded by the coding sequence ATGAAAGATATAAAACAAATAAAACATACCATTCAACACCGCTATCCTTTTTTACTTGTTGACCGCATCTTAGAGCAAGAAGAAGGAAAGCTTGCGATAGGGATTAAACAAGTAACAGCAAATGAACCTTTTTTCAAAGGCCACTTTCCCGACTATATGGTAATGCCAGGGGTACTTATTGTCGAAGCTCTTGCTCAGCTCGGTGGATTTGCCATGGCTGCGGATGACCAACAAAAAGGAAGACTTGCTTTTTTAGCAGGGATAGACGAATGTCGTTTTAAGCGTCAAGTAAGGCCAGGAGATACACTGCGTTTAGAATTTGAGGTTCTGAAGCAGCGTGGAAAGATTGTAAGAGGAAAAGGAAAAGCATTTGTAGATAGCGAGTTAGCTTGTGAAGCGGTCATTACCTTTGCCCTTGATATATAA